The Lycium barbarum isolate Lr01 chromosome 11, ASM1917538v2, whole genome shotgun sequence genome contains the following window.
CTAATACTGAATTTACCTCCTCCTTCAATTCAATTTCTTGACTGCTGCAGTATTGATTGGTTGGACCGTGATAGTGAACTTGCAAAAAATAAATATCACCTGAATAAAGGAGAAGATTAGGTTGGACATTTCATACTTTATGCTTTAATAAGAGGGAGTCCATGTGTTTCCTAATTGATGGAGTGCTGAGAGTTGTCTTGACTAATGTTTCGTTAGTTTATGATTTTCTTGCTATGATTTCATTTTTATCCTTATGCCTAACAATCATCTAATAATAAATGTTCAGGAATCACATACAAGGGTATCCCTCCATTCGCATCTTCAGAAAAGGATCCGATGTTAGGTAAACCATTAATTTATCTTTATCACTTCTGAACTTGCGctactactatttttttttttaatgttcttCATATTATTGGTTTGACTGTGATCCCAAATCCTCTCAAATTCAAAAAGGAAAAACTTGTTAGGCTAGGATTGTCTAGCATGATAACCGATGCACTTGCCATATCTTTGATCCCTTTCCGAAGGTTTTGGAACCCTATCAGTGCTACTTTTGGCCACAGAAAATGTACTGAAATTCCACTTCTTCATCATTCTATCTTCTGCATTTTATTttaagggaaaaggtgcaaatatgcctctcaactttgcgattagagcagatatacccccgttaaaaaagtggtgtatatatacccttgccgttacaaaatggtgcaaatatacccctaccctTACACAAATAgaacaaatatacccttttcgctaacgggattttttttaaaaaatcatttagcttattttttaattaaaaaaatgccacgtggctttgaaaaaaagtctacccattttttttagtaTACATTTTTCTAACGCCACATGGTaaatttttttctggtgggtcgggtctgATTCGTTTAAGAAAATATCTCCGTGGATTttaaaagtctacccatttttttaaacgaaccagacgtGATCCACAAGAAGAAATATTATCatatggctttagaaaaatatgcctactcaaaaaaatgggtagactttttttttaaagccacgtggtattttgtttaattaaaaaataacttaaatgattttaaaaaaaaattccgtCAGCAAAAAGTGTATATTGGCACCATTTTGTAACAGCTGGGGTATATGtacaccacttttataacggGGGTTATATCTGCTcgaaatcgcaaagttgagggtatatttgcaccttttcccttctTTTAATCTTATTTGTTTCTACTTTTCATTCTGAAATTTTGAGGAGCATGATAACTTTGTTGAAGTTCATATCTTCTACCTTTTGTTGTGAGTTATAAGCGTCTTAACCCTTGCTGAAGTTGCTATCAGCATTCCATTTTCTGAATAATTAGAGCTGCACATTACCCGGTGTTTGGATAGTGGAGGTAAAAACTAAAAAGGGAAGCGAATAGGTTAATTTATGCTCGTCTACATCTTAATccttgattttctttttcttgataaaaaaaaatgttagttAACTTACTTTGTTTAACCTTGATAATTGGCCCATGTACTTGGAAGTTTAATGAATTCAGTTTTTAGCCTTAATCTAATTTACATGGTTCTAATTGtgtatttattgtttactatgtTTACCGTGCAGAGATGATCATGGACACCATGATCATGAGTCATACTATGGAGATCGTGATACAGATAGCCTAGTCAAGGTGAGAAGTCTGAGAACATAGTTGGTGGATAAGGAAAAGAGGAAAGCATGAAAAGAGGAAAACTAAAGGACGGTTAAGATTGAGAAAGAACACAGAGCTGGTCCCCATAATGCTGCCTTCTTACAATCACTGGGCACAGCCTTTTGAACTAATTTCACAGTGCCCATGCCTGGGGCACTTGTGTGGCATTAGATGTTATTGTATCATGCCATTACGATGACTGGGATATTTATTCTTCTGCAGATGATGGAAGATTTGGTTGCACCTATCAAGTTGGAGTCTCAAATGATTACTTCGGATAATTCGTCTACCAAGCTGGCAACTGGCATAAAAAGACCTGCTCCGGTAACTGGAGGATGCAGAATAGAAGGTTTTGTACGTGTTAAGAAGGTACGCAAATTATTAATGGGAGCCTGTAAGAATAGGTGGACATTTCTttgttttaaaaatattctgGTGTGTTAATACGGAGAAAAGGACATGATGAGGCAGCCAACCCAGTTGGAACCCTTCTTAAGCATCAGATATGCTTTTATCCTTGGGATCATTGCATCTCCTCATACTTCCCCCCCTCCTGCAGTTGCAACCAGGTCTAAATCAACACAAGGATGATGGTGGAGATAATGAGAAATATGATGTGTTTTAAGTTTTTTAAAATCTATTCCTGGTATTAAGATTTTTGAAGAGCTCATGCATTATTATCTTGCTAATCTTTTAAAATTTCCAAAAACTAATATATCAGTTTATGTTATGTACTGTTCAGATTCCTGGCAACCTTGTCATATCAGCTCGTTCAGCAGCTCATTCATTTGATGCTTCTCAGATGAACATGTCACATGTAATTCACGGCTTTGCGTTTGGTAAGATAATAACTCCGAAAGTTATGAGTGATATCAAAAGACTGCTACCACATTTGGGTCAAAGCCATGATCGGTTGAATGGAAAGTCATATGTTACTAATCCAAGAGATTCCACAGAAAATGTTACTGTAAGCTTCCTACTTGCCTACtgcattcctttttttttttgggtaagtAATTGTTGAAGAGTGACCATTTCTTCTATAAAGCTTAAACTGTTACAGAGAGCACATTTTATTACTTAGTTATATTCTAACGTGCAGCCTTGATTCTTTTTCATGGCCATGCacgtggaatttttttaaataacGGGTGACAGTGAGACTCAAACCCAAGACTTTGCCTGCTTTGATACCATGTTGtagtgtgtgaccatctcatctaaaagattaagctgttagagagagcagacttttatttacttaattatattctcaacattTGAGTTCCCCACATCGGGGGTGTTAAGGGTGATTGGTCTCTTTATAATCTTAGGCAATCACCACCTCttgagctagcttttgaggttgagttaggcTCAATGTCCATCTTCTTATCACTCATATTTTATAAATTGTAAAACGACACTCTGTTAAAAATTACCAAGTGTTCAAAGCCCCGATCATATCTAACACGGAATATACATCATTTACAAAGGCCGTGTTGCACCAAAAAGCTATTAAAGAGCCTCATTGTATTTAGATGTTACTGTAACATTGCATGGAAGCAACTTCTACAAGCATGATTGCAAACTGTCAGAAATCAAAACCATTACGGTGACAATGCCAATAATTCCTTTATTAGGATGTCCAACTTACATACTTTTCTGAATCACTAGAATGGTGCATGTGATGATTAAaagttatatttaaaattttacatttTTGCTGTTTTACCGGCTCCAATCTATAAGATCTTACAAAAGTACGAAGAAATTCTCAATTCTCGGTCATGCCTTGATCCACTTTTCCACAAGTTTTGGGTGCTCTTTTATAATATTTATTCAGCTGGTGTGATCATAAAGAATTCCAAGGATAACGAAAAAAAACCTAGCTCACCTTATTATCTTTTTTTGACCTGTAatttgcagattgaacattttCTTCAAGTGGTTAAAACAGAGGTGATGACAAGATCTTACAAATTAGTTGAGGAGTATGAGTACACAGCGCATAGTAGTTTGGTTCATAGTCTCCATATACCAGTAGCAAAATTTCACTATGAGCCATCACCAATGCAGGTTTTGCATCAGTTCATTTCATGATTATGTGATAGAGCTCATTACATCCGTTATTTCGGATTCTTATTCTTATTGTTTGTGCTGTGCTGTCAGGTCTTGATTACAGAAAATTCCAAGTCCTTTTCTCACTTTATTACCAATGTCTGTGCTATTATTGGTGGTGTTTTTACGGTCAGTTTCTCCTACTTGCCTCTCCCGTTGCTTCGCACCTTCATTCCGGCTAACGTTTTTATCTGGGCTTTCTTTTGTGTTATCTTCATTGAAATACCCCTACATTCATTCTTTTTGGCTGTTACAGGTTGCCGGCATACTGGACTCGATTCTGCACAACACGATGAGAATGGTGAAGAAAGTTGAGCTAGGAAAGAATTTTTGAGGACATAGTAGACTGATGATAGAAATTTATTTATGCCATATATTTAAGCTGGATATACGATTGAAAATTATACTATATTAGATATTCTCTTTGTTTGCAGTGAGTGTTGAAAGCATTTTGCTTCCAGCAGGAGTTCTGCTGATCAGCATTATGTGATATGTCCAGTTAAATATGTAGAATGTGGTTTTGTTTTAGGTTCATATTTCAATAAGTGCACCAGATCCTTAAACTAGGAAACTAGTATTTGTGGATGATTGAATCAAGGCGGAAGACCTGTAAAGCTGTTCTAATAAGGGGTACTCTATTCTATATCCACACAAAATAAACAGAAGaatatttatttctcttttttgtACATTCGTCTTACAATATTGAGAAATAAACCACGCAAAAACTATACACAACATTAAGATTTATTCATTTTCATCGTAGAACCAAACAGATACAAACCAATCTGCCCTTTACTCCGAGCTACATTCACCGTGAGCAAAGTAGGAAAACCATGAAATATAAAGcccaaaaatgaaaaacaaaagaaCAACAATCAAATACAAACAACTCCATCAACTCTTCATCAGAATCCTAGAATGATGGAAGAACCAATAAAAGCTGCAGTGGATCCAACAAAGCTCAAGACCATTGACGAAGCGCCATTCTTAGAATGAGGGGGCGTTGATTCTTGTGAAGGTGCTGCAGTTGGGTTGATCTCAACTGAGCCAGTGGGTGGTGACGATGGTGCCTCCTCGCCGGAGGGGGCCGGAGACGGAGGAACATTTGCTGATGGAGAAGGAGGTACTGTTTTGTTAAAATTTGCTGATGGAGAAGGAGAAGATGCTACTCTTTCGTTGCTTTTGCTTCTATTTGCCATGACAATAACATGCAACTTTTGATTCTTGACACAGTTGTCATGAACCCCACTGATGAAATAGTATGGCCCAGAGTGGTCAAATTTGACCACACTGTGTCCATCACTGTACTTCTCAATAGGTGAAGCAATGTTGCAATTGTCAAAGTCTGCCTTGTTTACAAGAAGCACTGAGTCTTTATCAGCAGGGTAGTTAAAAGCTGCCAAGGCAAAATGAGAAATGGTGTCAGAAACAAACTTGTGCACGGTCCAGTCCGAGGTGAatccatgatctagagttagtgGATTATGAATAAATGTAATCTTATTCAGCGTCGGATGTAGCcggaggcggatctaggatttaaattcTAAGGGTTCAACATCTCAAATTTTTAGCACTAAcccattatatttctaaagttaggggttcatatctactatttattataattttagtaattttttacacataaatttataccctgcatcgaaagtttggggttcaattgaatcccaAGCTATAGTGTTCCATCCGCCTCTGGATGTAGCCTTAGTGTTACGGGTTCAACTGAACTCACAATATTTTTGACATGAAAGATTGACATGTTAATATGTGAAGAACAACACTTTTTACATCTAAACTCATAATTGTAAAAGTATAATGAGTTCAATGCTAAGAATTTTAAAGACCGAATCCATCAAGAATAATGGATTTGTCTCTAATCTTATGATATGTATTTATTTTAGAGTTTcttttttatatgcatatataatttgAGTTTAAAGTAATGTATTGACGTGTGAGATCTGCCTTTGAGTCAAGAGAGATCAAAATTAAAAATACGAGGGTAAGAGGCTATCCCAAAACAAATATGGGATCTTTTCACAAATACCGGCCCGATTTAGTAGAGTATTCACTTTTTCGAACCGATATACATAGATTACAATGATTATACACATGCGCCTGCTATTTTTAGTTTAATTGATTGGGTAGACAGCTATTTAAGTTAATTCAACAAAAATATTGGAGCTAAAGTTTGGGAGTGAATATAAAGGTAAAAAATTGAAATGGAATTTAAAccatttttttgcgtggattgcccttcttttggggtggtctttaaattttgcccttcaaatttgtggtctttaaaatttgcccctcatatttgtggtctttaagttttgccctttgcttggaaaggtgggcgaatgCATGaagttctaggttcgaacccccgctcaggcataaaataaaaaactaatttcgccaggcaggactgggggagtgtatgccggatccagcatacaatctttaaggaaaagctaaagttatgccggatccggcataactaaaagtctgctccatgaggcagaatttttcctaagacatagtttagttatgccttatggggcagaattttagttaaggcataacaaaattatgccccataaggcaagaacttttcttaaggcataagctttgccttataaggcaaagtttaagttatgccttaaggaaaagttccgccttatgggcatacttttagttatgtctttggggcacactttttagttaaggcataactaaaagtttaccttgaaaagtaaaaaaaaaaaaaaatatatatatatatatatatatatatatatatatgcttcaaggcaaagtctgccggaggggtaaacacaactaaaagtctgccccctccggcagacttctagttaaacacaactaaaagtctgccccctccggcagacttctagttaaacacaactaaaagtctgccggagggggcatagcaaaatttaaactttgccttataaggcaaacttttagttatgccttaaggaaaacttacgccttatggggcatacttttagttatgttttatggagcacacttttagttaaggcattattaaaagtttaccttgaaaagttaaaaaaaaaatacgtatatatgcttcaaggcaaagtctgccccctccggcagacttttagttaaatatgactaaaagtctgccggagggggcatagcaaaatttaaactctgctttgcaatttttttttaaatttttgattgagcaggggttcgaacccggaacctatggattttagccgaagggcaaaatttaaagaccacaaatatgagggacaaaatttaaataacaccccaaaaaaagggcaattcgcagaattgcccaaTTTAAACTTACATAAAGTGTCATCAATTTGGAATCGACTCCTCTGGGCCCATTGGTCGTAATTATTGGCATTTGGATCCATAGGGACACTCCAATCTCCTGAACCTCCAACTTTGTGCTCATAACAATTGGCATTTTGTAACAACATCAAAATATTTAGCAGGCCCAAAATACAAAAGGCTTTTCTATTTAATCTTGAACTTGTTTGAGCCATTGGAGAAAATGAAAGAACACAAAAAACTAACTACGTACTTAATAAAATTGCAATCAAGATCTTAGCAGAAAATGTTGAATGAAATATAAAACTATTTGGGTGATGAGAATGTAGAAAAATGAGGGATATTTGTAGGTGCAATTTGAATGTAACTTTACAAGCTGTGGCAGTGAAGCTTTAGCTTCTTTTTGTTATTCTTCACCTTTAGATTTCTTAACTACTATTGCAAAGCATAAAGCCAAAGAGAGGAACTTCTTGTTTTTGAGCACTTTTTAGTAACTTATTTTGGGTTTATTCTTTCCTTGAACATAATCAAGAATTTTCAAATCTTGTAAG
Protein-coding sequences here:
- the LOC132620285 gene encoding early nodulin-like protein 9, which translates into the protein MAQTSSRLNRKAFCILGLLNILMLLQNANCYEHKVGGSGDWSVPMDPNANNYDQWAQRSRFQIDDTLSFNYPADKDSVLLVNKADFDNCNIASPIEKYSDGHSVVKFDHSGPYYFISGVHDNCVKNQKLHVIVMANRSKSNERVASSPSPSANFNKTVPPSPSANVPPSPAPSGEEAPSSPPTGSVEINPTAAPSQESTPPHSKNGASSMVLSFVGSTAAFIGSSIILGF
- the LOC132620284 gene encoding protein disulfide-isomerase 5-3-like; translation: MVSTSKIKSVDFYRKIPRDLTEASLSGAGLSIIAALSMMFLFGMELNNYLTLSTTTSVVVDKSSDAEFLRIDFNMSFPALSCEFASVDVSDILGTNRLNITKTVRKHSIDKHMRPTGSEFHSGSTATELKHDEEDDEEYGEGSVSLNGHSFDRVTHHYPILVVNFFAPWCYWSTRLKPSWEKAANIIRERYDRETDGRILVAKVDCTEEVDLCRRNHIQGYPSIRIFRKGSDVRDDHGHHDHESYYGDRDTDSLVKMMEDLVAPIKLESQMITSDNSSTKLATGIKRPAPVTGGCRIEGFVRVKKIPGNLVISARSAAHSFDASQMNMSHVIHGFAFGKIITPKVMSDIKRLLPHLGQSHDRLNGKSYVTNPRDSTENVTIEHFLQVVKTEVMTRSYKLVEEYEYTAHSSLVHSLHIPVAKFHYEPSPMQVLITENSKSFSHFITNVCAIIGGVFTVAGILDSILHNTMRMVKKVELGKNF